Within Deltaproteobacteria bacterium, the genomic segment CCGGTTTGTGGCAACCACTATCCTCACATCCACCTTGATTTCTTTGGTATCACCAAGAGATGTAAAGGATTTTTGCTGCACCACCCTCAACAGCTTGACCTGGAGGGTCATGGGCAGTTCTCCGATTTCGTCAAGAAAGATGGTGCCTTTGTTTGCTATGGCAAAGAGACCTTGTTTTTCACGATCGGCACCTGTAAAGGCCCCTCTTTTGTGGCCAAAAAGCTCGCTTTCAAGGAGGTTCTCCGGGATACCGCCGCAGTTGATAACTACAAATGGCTTGTCTTTGCGGACCCCAAGGTTATGAATGGCTCGGGCAACAAGCTCTTTCCCGGTACCACTTTCACCAGAGATGAGTACACTGGAAGGACTGGATGCTATTCTGGGTATTAGCTGGAATATATTGAGCATGGCCGGGCTTTTGGTCAACATATTGTCGAGCCTGTAGATCTTTTCGGTACTATCTCTGGTCAGGGACTGGGGCTTTGGTCCCGTTTCAAGGGCTTTTTTCACAATTTCCCTGATTTCTTCTATCCGAAAGGGCTTGGTAAGATAATCCCAGGCCCCCTCTTTCATTGCCGCCACTGCGGAATCCAGAGAAGCAAATGCGGTAATCAGTATTACAAGGTGAGTAGCCCGGGGGAATCTCACCCCCAGGCCCTCTCAGAACCCGGCGTGAGCCTCTCAGCTCACCGGGCTCCCATCATCCAGCCGTCGGTTTTACACCCATTTGCCAGTGCGGAAATAGCTGGG encodes:
- a CDS encoding Fis family transcriptional regulator, whose translation is MGVRFPRATHLVILITAFASLDSAVAAMKEGAWDYLTKPFRIEEIREIVKKALETGPKPQSLTRDSTEKIYRLDNMLTKSPAMLNIFQLIPRIASSPSSVLISGESGTGKELVARAIHNLGVRKDKPFVVINCGGIPENLLESELFGHKRGAFTGADREKQGLFAIANKGTIFLDEIGELPMTLQVKLLRVVQQKSFTSLGDTKEIKVDVRIVVATNRDLEKEVMARRFREDLYYRLNVIRIHIPPLRERPEDIPLLVQYFLDKYSKEQNKTVQGISNFVMEALQKYSFPGNVRELENIIERSTALATSNLLLPESLSLAEFKRQKTAESSPFSYEPHLGPEGLDLEQFLSHIEKTLLKKALERTNGVKTEAAGLLGLNFRSLRYRLSKHGL